A region from the uncultured Sunxiuqinia sp. genome encodes:
- a CDS encoding biotin carboxylase N-terminal domain-containing protein: MRRFHKILIANRAEIAVRVIRTAKELGIKTVAVYAADDANSLHVSEADEAFLLPGNQLCETYLNQDKLIQIANETGANAIHPGYGFLSENASFAERVEKAGLSFVGATPHQIRLMGEKTQAIEFVKKLGVSVISGLQGTVDEILTQRNKLEFPVLVKASGGGGGKGMEVVHKPEQFAAVLEQAQRQAQQYFGNDELFVEKYLPEVRHIEVQVLGDGKGKAIHLLERECSIQRRYQKLIEEAPSTSISSETRAKLFEAALKIAYAINYRGAGTIEFLVDDQGGFYFLEMNTRIQVEHPVTEVITGVDLVEWQLKIAAGEELTFEQSDISANGHAIELRICAEDPSNNFRPTSGTLRGLCIPENVRWDSFLQTGNHLSPNYDSLLGKLIIHGNSRQLAIEKTSGALEQLYLGGIITNQEFLNQILRTTDFIENKIHTRWAEGNLPELVSSIVEDDSQLPAIELLAAFLLHHFYRPETDADVWRRTGYWRLLQLFNIKIEEESYRIKVVKKTSELQLIWGETTCKLNHYQIIGPKICFRINDVDIAIFISEEKEFTLVHYRNRKYRLQSNQVLNQVQLNKSGAFSSEVKIDKVVADLFGKVIDVFVKPGDQLHKGQNMLVIESMKSEFTIQSPSDAVVKNIHIAKGNIVQDKELLVDLES; the protein is encoded by the coding sequence ATGAGGCGATTCCATAAAATATTAATTGCTAATCGGGCTGAAATTGCTGTTCGGGTTATTCGGACTGCGAAAGAGCTTGGGATCAAGACCGTGGCGGTTTATGCTGCCGATGATGCCAATTCATTGCACGTTTCAGAAGCCGATGAAGCATTTTTATTGCCTGGAAATCAGTTATGCGAAACTTACCTAAATCAAGATAAGCTCATTCAAATTGCTAACGAAACCGGCGCTAATGCCATTCATCCGGGCTATGGTTTTTTATCAGAAAATGCATCTTTTGCTGAGCGAGTTGAGAAAGCGGGCTTGTCGTTCGTTGGTGCTACTCCGCATCAAATTCGACTGATGGGCGAAAAAACACAAGCGATTGAATTTGTCAAGAAGCTTGGTGTTTCGGTGATCTCCGGCTTGCAGGGAACTGTTGATGAAATTCTGACCCAGCGCAATAAACTTGAATTCCCAGTATTGGTAAAAGCATCAGGAGGTGGTGGTGGAAAAGGGATGGAAGTTGTCCACAAACCGGAACAATTCGCTGCGGTTTTGGAGCAGGCGCAGCGTCAGGCGCAGCAGTATTTTGGAAACGATGAACTCTTTGTTGAGAAATATTTACCAGAGGTACGTCACATCGAAGTGCAAGTGTTGGGAGACGGTAAAGGAAAAGCCATTCATCTACTGGAGCGCGAATGCAGTATTCAGCGCCGCTACCAAAAACTAATTGAAGAGGCTCCGTCCACTTCAATCTCGTCAGAAACAAGGGCGAAGTTATTTGAGGCTGCTCTAAAAATTGCTTATGCAATTAACTACCGTGGTGCAGGAACCATCGAGTTCTTGGTTGATGATCAGGGAGGTTTCTATTTTCTGGAAATGAATACCAGGATACAGGTGGAGCATCCGGTTACGGAGGTAATCACCGGAGTTGATTTGGTAGAATGGCAGTTGAAAATTGCGGCAGGTGAAGAACTGACTTTTGAGCAATCAGATATTTCAGCCAATGGACATGCCATTGAATTGCGAATTTGTGCTGAAGATCCATCGAATAATTTCAGACCAACTTCGGGTACTTTGCGTGGACTGTGCATTCCTGAAAATGTTCGTTGGGATAGCTTTTTGCAAACAGGCAATCACTTGTCACCCAATTACGACTCGCTTTTGGGAAAACTGATCATTCATGGCAATTCACGTCAATTGGCCATTGAGAAAACGAGTGGGGCGTTGGAACAACTGTATTTGGGAGGAATTATTACGAATCAAGAGTTTTTAAACCAAATTTTGCGGACCACTGATTTCATTGAAAATAAAATTCATACGCGATGGGCTGAAGGCAATTTGCCCGAGCTTGTTAGCAGCATCGTAGAAGATGACAGCCAGTTGCCAGCTATTGAATTGCTTGCAGCATTTTTGCTGCACCATTTTTATCGGCCAGAAACTGACGCAGATGTTTGGAGAAGAACAGGCTATTGGCGACTTTTGCAGCTTTTTAATATCAAAATTGAAGAAGAAAGTTATCGGATTAAAGTCGTTAAAAAAACAAGTGAACTCCAATTAATTTGGGGTGAAACGACTTGTAAATTAAATCATTATCAAATTATTGGACCAAAAATTTGTTTTAGAATAAATGATGTAGATATTGCTATCTTTATTTCCGAAGAGAAAGAGTTTACGTTGGTTCATTATAGAAATAGAAAATATCGCTTACAAAGCAATCAGGTATTGAATCAGGTACAATTGAATAAATCAGGAGCTTTTTCCTCAGAAGTGAAGATAGATAAAGTCGTGGCAGACTTGTTTGGTAAAGTAATTGACGTATTTGTGAAGCCGGGAGATCAGTTGCATAAAGGACAGAATATGCTCGTTATTGAGTCGATGAAATCAGAGTTCACCATACAAAGTCCGTCCGATGCTGTGGTTAAAAATATACATATTGCCAAAGGTAATATTGTGCAAGATAAAGAGTTATTGGTTGATTTAGAATCATAA
- a CDS encoding acyl-CoA dehydrogenase family protein, with amino-acid sequence MNAFLNETHHTLRSEVRDFSEKYIKPVIGEFEANEQFPVELIRSLKSLNLFGMHAPQKYGGQDSDYLSYIIAVEELARVDSSVAATLAAHNSLGVGPIMEFGTEEQKAKYLPSLCTAENLWAFGLTEENAGSDAQGVETISEEKEDGWVVNGHKKYITNGASEMSAGISFVAKTGTREDGRKEFTAFLVSKGTEGYTREFMKQKLLWRAADNGMVYLKDVHIPDSDRLGARGQGIKIMLKTIDSGRLSIAAMGLGLAQGAYEMAVGFAKKRKQFGKSISDFQVISFKLADMAMKLETARNTLYNACWLKDNGHDYGIQAAMAKLYCSQIASDIASEALQIFGGAGLFRNDEYPIERFFRDQRLLSIGEGTSEVLRMVISRSILKE; translated from the coding sequence ATGAACGCATTTTTAAACGAGACTCATCATACTCTGCGATCGGAGGTGAGAGACTTTTCAGAGAAATACATTAAGCCTGTAATTGGGGAGTTTGAGGCCAATGAACAGTTTCCTGTTGAGCTAATCCGTTCGCTGAAAAGTTTGAACCTTTTTGGTATGCACGCTCCCCAAAAATACGGGGGGCAGGATAGTGATTATTTATCCTACATTATTGCCGTTGAGGAGCTTGCCCGGGTAGATAGCTCGGTGGCAGCAACATTGGCAGCTCATAACTCGTTGGGGGTTGGTCCAATTATGGAATTTGGTACTGAAGAACAAAAAGCAAAATATCTCCCTTCGCTTTGTACTGCTGAAAATCTTTGGGCTTTTGGTTTAACTGAAGAAAATGCCGGATCGGATGCTCAGGGAGTTGAAACGATTTCCGAAGAAAAAGAAGACGGCTGGGTGGTTAATGGTCATAAAAAATACATCACCAATGGCGCTTCTGAAATGTCAGCCGGAATTAGCTTTGTGGCAAAAACCGGAACTCGGGAAGATGGACGCAAAGAGTTTACAGCCTTTTTGGTTTCCAAAGGAACGGAAGGTTACACGCGCGAATTTATGAAGCAAAAGCTGTTGTGGCGTGCTGCAGACAATGGCATGGTGTATTTGAAAGATGTGCACATTCCGGATAGTGATCGTTTGGGAGCGCGCGGACAGGGAATTAAAATTATGCTTAAAACCATCGATTCGGGGCGTTTGTCAATTGCTGCAATGGGACTTGGTTTGGCTCAGGGGGCATACGAAATGGCGGTGGGTTTTGCGAAAAAACGTAAGCAGTTTGGGAAAAGTATATCTGATTTTCAGGTAATTTCGTTTAAATTAGCAGACATGGCAATGAAACTGGAAACAGCGCGGAATACACTTTATAATGCTTGTTGGTTAAAAGATAATGGCCATGATTATGGAATACAGGCAGCTATGGCGAAGTTATACTGTTCGCAGATAGCCAGCGATATTGCTAGTGAGGCTTTGCAGATTTTTGGTGGCGCTGGTTTATTCCGAAATGACGAATATCCAATTGAACGTTTTTTCCGTGACCAACGCTTATTGTCTATTGGTGAGGGAACTTCCGAAGTACTGCGCATGGTTATTTCTCGTTCAATACTAAAGGAATAG
- a CDS encoding enoyl-CoA hydratase-related protein encodes MENKKYIKIEVDGHRANLILNRPEIHNALNPYMIEEMHRALADLALQDDIHFLVISGEGKSFSAGADISWFASAVDKAKSDNWEEYLRIAELLKQLYQFPKITIAAAHRNVLGGANGLVAACDFAVSERSTAFAFGEIKLGIVPATITPFVAKRVSIQNMKKLMFSGDRFWAPEAHLIGLVDFLADDGKLEQVVAELISRLKSSSPNALKACKKLLLKVDSNEYGIDSSEHTAAILADLIQSDEGQEGLRAFLEKRKPDWQNLNVIENS; translated from the coding sequence ATAATGCCCTGAATCCATACATGATTGAAGAGATGCATCGCGCTTTGGCTGACTTGGCTTTGCAAGATGATATCCATTTCTTGGTTATCTCAGGTGAAGGAAAATCGTTTTCCGCCGGAGCCGACATCAGTTGGTTTGCCAGTGCGGTCGATAAGGCAAAGTCGGATAATTGGGAGGAGTATTTAAGGATAGCAGAGCTGCTGAAACAGCTTTATCAGTTCCCAAAAATTACGATTGCTGCCGCCCATCGAAATGTGTTGGGTGGAGCAAACGGACTTGTTGCTGCTTGTGACTTTGCGGTGTCTGAACGTTCAACAGCTTTTGCTTTTGGCGAAATTAAGTTAGGTATCGTTCCGGCAACTATTACTCCTTTCGTCGCCAAGCGTGTTTCAATTCAAAATATGAAAAAGCTGATGTTTTCGGGTGATCGATTTTGGGCTCCCGAGGCTCATCTGATTGGTCTGGTTGATTTTTTGGCGGACGATGGGAAGTTGGAACAAGTGGTTGCGGAATTAATTAGCAGGCTGAAGTCATCGTCTCCCAATGCCTTGAAAGCTTGTAAAAAATTGTTATTGAAAGTAGATTCGAATGAATATGGCATAGACAGCAGTGAACATACTGCTGCAATTTTAGCCGATCTTATTCAGTCGGACGAAGGTCAGGAGGGATTGAGAGCGTTTCTGGAAAAAAGAAAGCCGGATTGGCAAAATTTAAACGTGATTGAAAATTCATGA